Below is a genomic region from Brassica rapa cultivar Chiifu-401-42 chromosome A08, CAAS_Brap_v3.01, whole genome shotgun sequence.
TATGTACCGTTACATAAGATCCTTGCCTAAGAACGGCTGATCGACTAGAGTtgcatttcaaaataaaaaaaatcataggaAAGTTTTGTAGAGTGAAACTCATTAAAATAAAGTCATGAATATAATCTCATAAACATGATTCATATTAGACTAAACATAAACAAGTCTCCATGTATCTCTGCTTTCACCGGTTGCATACTCCAAATAGAGAACCTTATTCTCTTCCTCTATATaagacaagttttttttttttttgatgatttgCAGGATCTTTCTTGAGATGGTTAATAGAGGCTTTGTGTAAAAGAGATTACACCCTTATAGTTGGCAAAGAGTATAGAACCTCCCGAAGCTGACTACAACTAAACTCATGATGGTTCTCTTTAGACAATTCTTGTGGGAAAGAATCTTGTCACGCGATTAACCACTCTTCCTAATCACATCTGCCACAACGTGTATTGCTTATGCAACCCTTGATCTTCTCTTATTAGAATTTGACCTAGAAGAGGAGGGGCCAACATTCCTTGATTCAGATGTAATATCAATTTCTTGAGTAGGGATATATCATGCCTTGGTTCAGCTCCAACATCAGTTCCTTGGATAGGGATATCATGCCTTGATTTGGCATCAACTTCAACATAAGCATCATCCACATGATACGAGTACTTTGTATCTAAAACCTCTTCACCTTGTTGAGCAGTCCGACTTCACATCCACTAATATAGACCGTCCCAACGACATTCTCCATCAAATCTATGTCTGGTAcctgtttatattttatttctctAGCACCATGCCactcctgaagcaaggagaacACAATTCAAAGTGGGAAAAAACTTTAGTGTAAAAAGACTTACACAGCTAGTTCATTAGTCAAACACAATCTAGATAACAGTACTTTCTTGAACTTAGTGTCCAAAGAATCAAATACATCAGTGTAAACAGTCTAATACAGAACCAATGAACTGAACACAATAAAACGTTAATTGCTGTATTGATATAAGAAGTGATAACATACTGAATAAAAAACTGAACCAGTGAATCTAAAGGGATCATAGAACTTGTACCTTGCATTGCTTGCTCCATCATTCCTCACTCATGTTGATGAATCCAGTTGTATCAAAACCAAGTCATGTTCTGTTCCGACTCAACTTCTTATAAGATTTATATTGCTTCTTGCAAGTCTTGAATTTGTTCCCAAATTTTCTTTAGGAAAGTCTCCCAGCCTCATTAACcatttgttttcttatgttCCCTTTCTGTTTCTCATCAAGTCTTAGTTGAAGAAAGAAACGTGTTTGTTAGTTATTCCATGTAAGATACTTTgttaaaacacacaaacattTATCAACTATCTTAGTTAAAGatacatatattaaaagttTAGAGAGGAAAATTCTCACATCAGTATCATGGATGGATGCAACTGTTTCTCTTTAAAAGTGTCAGCAACTGGAAGGCAGAATAAACACATACATAAGAATTGGTTAAGAGTAAACATCTTCAAAGTAAACAAGCCAAACAACTACGAACATAACACAATAGAACATAAACCTTCGACCATAATAATGATAAAAAGGATTCTACGTTcataacaaaaaagaaaactacAGAACTGAATTCTATAATGTCTAATCTCACATGTGCTCACTGACAAAAGCTTTGAGATGTTTAAACGAAGATCCTCCTTCCTTCACCGTCTCCGCCGCTAAATCTCTCCACCTCACCGCGTTTCCTCTAAACTCCTCCGACTTCTCCTCCATCACTTCCTCAATGCACCGCCGTATCTCCCCACTCTCCACCACAACCTCTgcatcttctttcttttccatCACTCTCACACCTGACCTCCAACACTCTTCTAGAAGCTTTGCATTCGTCATCTGATCAGTCCACTGTGGAAACGCAACCACCGGAACTCCGGCGACCAAGCTCTCCAGCGACGAGTTCCACCCGCAATGCGTCACAAAACAACCTATCGATCTATGCTTCAAAACCCTAAACTGATCGCACCAAGAAACCACCATTCCTATCTCATCCAGCTCTTCTCTGAAACTCCTTGTGCTCTCTTCTTCGTTCTCTTCCCCATCTTCTTTACTTGTGTATAACTTATCCGTAATCACCCACAAAAACGGCCTCCGACAATGTATCAACGCCTTGCAGAGCTCCACAATCTGTTTCTTGCTCAACACGGCAAGTGTTCCAAAAGAAATATACAACACGGTTGAATCCGTCTTTGTATCCAGCCACTGTATGTATTCAGCGCCTCTCTCGGAGTCGGTCCTAGATGTTATCAGTGGACCGATGGGCAGAATCTTGAAATTATCAAGAACCGAGCTAAAAGCTTCTTCTTCAAGCTCTTGGAAACTATTGACAAGGATCTTAGGGTTTTCCTCTTGCTTCAGCGACTCTATCTGTTCTCGAAACGCCGGTAGGAGAAACGAGTACGTGTTTGCAGGGACGATGAACGTGGGAAGATCACGGAGACAAAACTGTGGCAGAGCAGGTAACTTAATAGAGCCAGAAGGGTCGTTATTAGCCATCTCTGAGATTGCATCTGCGTAGCCGTTGAAGTAGTGATAGAAGATGGAGAAGACAGTTACGGGCTGGACCCAGAGAAGAGCAGATGGGATGTGAAACTCACGCACCAGCTCAGCGACCCAAGTGAGGAGGATGGTGTAAACCACGCAGGTAAAAGGCCGGTTTTGAAGCCGGTTATCTTCGATTAGTTCGGTTAAGGTTTCTCTGCCGCGTCTTTTCATCTCAGACATGTAACGTCCCGCAGTGTCTTGGCGAGCTTTGTCCGAGGAAGTGGAGGACTTGAAGCCGTCATCGTGGCCATCGGAGTAAGTGGCGAAGATTAGGTTTTCAGGGACGTTTTCTTTGGAGAACATACGGCGGTTATAGGCGGAGATAGGGGCAGCGAAGGTGACTCTAACTCCGGCTATTGTTCCGGCGAGGCGCTTGGCGAGCTCGAGAGATGGGTTGATGTGGCCTTGTGCTGGAAATGTCACGAACAGAAAGTGTTGTCCGGTTAGTGATTTTGGTGAATCATTATTGTTAtccattttcttatatttttggtGTTGTAGTTAATGGAAAGACACTATACTAGTTTAGACTTATATAGAGATTATAGCGACACAGATCTAAGTGATAAAAAGTATACTGTGAAAAAGGGATAACCCCACTGAGTGCATTGGACAGCTCAATTTTGTGACGTTAGTGATGACGAAAACTCTCAAAGATAGTGTGGATTCAGTGGAGGCAAGTAGATGACAATTTGTCCTGTCCTACTAAATTATTGATATAAAACGAACGtgaacattctttttttttttttttttttttttttttttttttttttaacaggaggTTCAAAGGTGACCCGTAATCCGCACATGGTTTCCGTTTGCCCAAAGGCCCGTAATCCGCACATGGTTTCCGATTGCCAACCATCTAATCCCCCTGGCCCGGAACCAGCCGGCACTAATACCCATTACCCAAGGACCCAGCACCAACGCCGCGATAACTTTAAACTTGGGGAGGGCGTAAAGCATTCCGTGGCCACAGGGGGTATTCAAACCCGGGTCCGTATTGATGTGTTAACAACCTCAAGACCACTAGCCCACCACCCTGTGGTTAACGTGAACATTcaacttaaaataatataaatacaatttttttttaacattatatgacaatatttttcaaTCCTCTAAAAAGACAGAATTGGAATCCAGTATAACAAAACTACAAACCTTTACTTGAGAATTAAAGGCACCGCAGAAGTTATGTTATCTTATTTTGCAACTGATAACATAAAATGTGGCGGTTACCGTCGTAATATGCAATGTAATAATTATTGTAAAAGATgtaaaaaaccaaaagaaactgTCACATATGTTATTTCTAATATTCACCAATTTTACATATATTGTCTTTATCAACAACTTCGTCTACTCGTAACATTTTTTCGCTACCGAGCATTTATGCCAGTATGAATTATTTATTCCAGAGGAAGAATATCATCGTAGATCAAGATTTGGATATGAATTCTTATCCCAGAATAATCTAGTACTAGACTTTGATCCGCGCTTATAAAGTGCgagtttatttttgaaattaattaaattatttatatataatttatatataatataatgtaTGAGTTTGGGTACATTACCTGGTGCACTTAACCATACCCAactgaaaaaaactaaaattaagcCGAATTTCATAAAAACCCGAGCATATCCTATATCTTTGGAACCGAAAAATAGAAACCGAATTAAGAACCAAATcaatacttaaaattttaaaatacaaattatatacctataaatattaattatatttaatttctaaaaaacaaatatcctaaaaatactatttataaaccaaattatgcaaaaaaaaattaatgactcaaatattttttattcaaataactattagttaattatttatcttatttttttttcaaacaaccTAAACTGCCCGATTTAAAACGCGAGATATTTTACATTTGTGAAAATTCAATGAAATGATCCAACAACCTTgttgtttaagtagatttttaaagaatcattcccttttaatagtttGATATCTAAATATTGTAGATCATGAGCATAAAATATAGTGTAAAACATTATTGATTAACAATCACTATGATAAgagatataattaatttataaaagaagtgtattacataaaataaagaGTAATAATATTTGAAAAGTAAGATTTTGAACCATGTTTTTAATTGGATGATTGTATTATTAGATGGTCCATCAtgaaaaagttatatatattgtactaatCAAGTATATAGTTCGTTTTAATAAGGAagtataaataataaacaataaatagtatatatagaCGGTTGCATGCATATAAATGCAAATGAGGCCAAGTTTCTATAATTTGATTATTTCTCCCTTTGGtatcaatattaattaatactaACGTATTGTTATAGAAAGGAGAAAAAATCGGGTAAATATATGATCTTGAATAATGTATTGTTACAAACATATAAGGTAAGagcataaaaaataaatctaatgaaagagtccaaacaatcttttaagtagatttattaacactcattcccttttaatagtattgatatttgGAAGGTTCGAAACGATAAACTATTTAGGACATAGATTGAGACCCTTTGGAATTTGTCAGATATGCAAAAGGCGAATGTCAAGCTTTATTCAATGCAAATGAATCAGTATCCTTATCTCTACATGAACATTGTATTGACGAAGCACAAGTCTTAAACTTGGGTAATATATGTATGGTAGAGAGTTCATAGACCTCTACATCTCAGTTCAGTGGATGTAGATGGACTAGGATGGATAGTTTAGGCAAGATTCAACTCATAGAGACACATAACTTAAATATGGCGATATGCTACTTTGCATACATAATTAGAAGCACTGAGATAGCTA
It encodes:
- the LOC103833513 gene encoding UDP-glycosyltransferase 75D1 isoform X1, with product MDNNNDSPKSLTGQHFLFVTFPAQGHINPSLELAKRLAGTIAGVRVTFAAPISAYNRRMFSKENVPENLIFATYSDGHDDGFKSSTSSDKARQDTAGRYMSEMKRRGRETLTELIEDNRLQNRPFTCVVYTILLTWVAELVREFHIPSALLWVQPVTVFSIFYHYFNGYADAISEMANNDPSGSIKLPALPQFCLRDLPTFIVPANTYSFLLPAFREQIESLKQEENPKILVNSFQELEEEAFSSVLDNFKILPIGPLITSRTDSERGAEYIQWLDTKTDSTVLYISFGTLAVLSKKQIVELCKALIHCRRPFLWVITDKLYTSKEDGEENEEESTRSFREELDEIGMVVSWCDQFRVLKHRSIGCFVTHCGWNSSLESLVAGVPVVAFPQWTDQMTNAKLLEECWRSGVRVMEKKEDAEVVVESGEIRRCIEEVMEEKSEEFRGNAVRWRDLAAETVKEGGSSFKHLKAFVSEHIC
- the LOC103833513 gene encoding UDP-glycosyltransferase 75D1 isoform X2, which gives rise to MDNNNDSPKSLTGQHFLFVTFPAQGHINPSLELAKRLAGTIAGVRVTFAAPISAYNRRMFSKENVPENLIFATYSDGHDDGFKSSTSSDKARQDTAGRYMSEMKRRGRETLTELIEDNRLQNRPFTCVVYTILLTWVAELVREFHIPSALLWVQPVTVFSIFYHYFNGYADAISEMANNDPSGSIKLPALPQFCLRDLPTFIVPANTYSFLLPAFREQIESLKQEENPKILVNSFQELEEEAFSSVLDNFKILPIGPLITSRTDSERGAEYIQWLDTKTDSTVLYISFGTLAVLSKKQIVELCKALIHCRRPFLWVITDKLYTSKEDGEENEEESTRSFREELDEIGMVVSWCDQFRVLKHRSIGCFVTHCGWNSSLESLVAGVPVVAFPQWTDQMTNAKLLEECWRSGVRVMEKKEDAEVVVESGEIRRCIEEVMEEKSEEFRGNAVRWRDLAAETVKEGGSSFKHLKAFVSEHM